From Neosynechococcus sphagnicola sy1, the proteins below share one genomic window:
- a CDS encoding DUF11 domain-containing protein, producing MNAAVQVSTALTDGATITLGIQSQNDHFQVTVTGPAAITDITTAPVTASSTDIETGTNVVTSCVTPTPTPTPTPTPTPTPTPTPTPTPTPTPTPTPEETVVIPASNSGGSETNLVDPFGKITGCAGETLPDYTGFSMGLFFPTDPSGLSGDIAGRVPLVATEVPDNPGNSVPLGLSPNTQNSNPFFLTNGNEGTYNFLLSPQEGQLNPGSTYILLINPPPDSVYEERRIRLQVTSVSGDTVTYTATSLDGKPISATDNSTSVTATLDITNAASVGLVLAVLDLDVGVCQAQELQIIKSSDRAAGEPGDTVIYRLLVKNLSTGDVNNLVVTDTLPLGMNFLGRSVRGQVGDTPVTLTSSTSGSTITFEVPGVTLPAGQSLTIAYAVVLTPDALRGTGQNSAVVAAQRSINGTTVRDGPAIYRLLIRPGILADTGTIIGRVFVDKNFDGEQQPGEAGVPNAVVFMDDGNRITTDINGLFSVQNVLPGYRTGILDLTSTPGYNLAPNLFFKERNSPSRLVKLSPGSLVRMNFAVTPATQEGGGK from the coding sequence ATGAATGCCGCCGTGCAGGTGAGTACCGCCTTGACGGATGGGGCAACGATCACCCTGGGGATTCAGAGCCAAAACGACCATTTTCAGGTGACGGTCACCGGGCCAGCGGCAATCACGGATATCACCACCGCTCCAGTGACTGCCAGCTCCACGGACATTGAGACGGGCACCAATGTGGTGACCAGTTGTGTAACTCCCACTCCTACCCCGACTCCCACTCCTACCCCGACTCCCACCCCTACCCCGACTCCCACTCCCACCCCGACTCCCACTCCCACTCCCACTCCAGAAGAGACGGTCGTGATTCCCGCCTCCAACTCTGGCGGGAGTGAAACCAATCTCGTTGACCCCTTTGGGAAAATCACAGGCTGTGCCGGGGAAACCTTGCCGGACTACACGGGTTTCTCCATGGGGTTGTTTTTCCCCACCGATCCATCGGGACTGTCCGGGGACATTGCTGGTCGGGTGCCCCTGGTTGCCACGGAAGTACCCGATAACCCCGGCAACTCTGTGCCTCTGGGGCTGTCACCCAACACCCAAAACAGCAATCCTTTTTTTCTCACCAATGGCAATGAAGGCACCTACAACTTCCTGCTCAGTCCCCAGGAAGGGCAGCTCAATCCCGGCAGCACCTACATTCTGTTAATTAATCCGCCCCCAGACTCGGTTTATGAAGAGCGGCGGATTCGGTTGCAGGTGACCTCCGTTTCGGGAGATACCGTCACCTATACGGCGACTTCTTTGGATGGAAAACCCATCAGCGCCACCGACAACAGTACGTCTGTGACTGCCACCCTGGACATTACGAATGCTGCCAGTGTCGGTCTGGTCTTGGCAGTGTTGGATCTGGATGTCGGGGTCTGTCAAGCCCAGGAGCTCCAAATTATCAAGTCCAGCGATCGCGCTGCCGGAGAACCAGGGGATACCGTCATCTACCGCTTACTGGTGAAGAACCTCTCCACCGGAGATGTGAACAATCTAGTGGTCACCGATACTCTACCCCTGGGGATGAACTTTCTGGGGCGATCGGTGCGCGGCCAGGTGGGCGACACCCCAGTCACCCTCACCAGCAGCACCAGTGGCTCCACCATTACCTTTGAGGTTCCCGGTGTGACCCTCCCAGCGGGTCAAAGTTTAACCATTGCCTATGCCGTGGTTTTGACCCCCGATGCTCTGCGGGGAACAGGCCAGAACTCAGCCGTTGTAGCAGCCCAGCGATCGATCAACGGCACAACGGTTCGAGATGGCCCTGCGATTTATCGGCTGCTGATCCGACCCGGCATTCTTGCCGACACTGGCACCATCATTGGTCGGGTGTTTGTGGACAAAAACTTTGATGGAGAACAGCAACCAGGGGAAGCAGGGGTACCCAATGCTGTGGTGTTTATGGATGATGGCAACCGGATCACCACCGACATCAATGGTCTGTTCTCGGTGCAGAATGTGCTACCCGGATACCGTACCGGCATTCTCGATCTGACCAGCACCCCTGGTTACAACCTGGCTCCCAATCTGTTCTTCAAGGAGCGCAACAGCCCCTCTCGGCTGGTGAAACTTTCTCCGGGGAGCCTGGTACGCATGAATTTTGCCGTTACCCCTGCCACTCAGGAGGGGGGGGGCAAATGA
- a CDS encoding transposase → MIEKVFPNAVLVIDRFHVMKVVNEELNKISRQSGVFDRGSKLILLKNDKDLTDEEKSKLEQHLSREKRLAKAYEWKEEFRAIYEQSLTVEEGKYQFQEWLGKAREVYSEVITTIRNHLDGISNYFRNRMTSGEMEGINNHIKLIKRQAYGFVNFNNFRERLLACFSD, encoded by the coding sequence GTGATTGAAAAAGTGTTTCCAAATGCTGTGCTTGTGATTGACCGTTTTCATGTCATGAAAGTAGTGAATGAAGAGTTAAATAAAATCAGCAGACAATCAGGTGTATTTGACCGAGGGAGCAAGTTGATTTTATTGAAGAATGACAAGGATTTAACGGATGAAGAAAAGTCAAAGTTAGAACAGCATCTGTCTAGAGAAAAACGATTAGCAAAAGCCTATGAATGGAAAGAAGAATTTCGTGCTATTTATGAGCAGTCATTGACGGTTGAGGAGGGGAAGTATCAGTTCCAAGAGTGGTTAGGCAAAGCCCGCGAAGTTTACAGTGAAGTGATTACAACAATTCGCAACCATTTAGATGGGATTAGCAATTATTTTCGGAATCGAATGACGAGCGGAGAAATGGAAGGAATCAATAATCACATTAAGTTGATTAAACGGCAAGCTTATGGCTTTGTGAATTTCAACAATTTTCGGGAAAGGCTATTAGCTTGCTTCTCTGATTAG
- a CDS encoding M23 family metallopeptidase — protein sequence MRPNSGPITSGYGVRRYYNGVFAKDYYHRGVDYAGGYGSPVIAPAAGRVALVGRVAQGFELHGNTIGLDHGQGVASIFLHLSRIDVKEGQMVKAGQVLGAIGSTGAATGPHLHWGLYVQGLSIDPVPWRTQGFE from the coding sequence TTGCGACCGAATTCTGGGCCAATTACCAGTGGCTATGGGGTACGTCGCTACTATAATGGTGTCTTCGCCAAGGATTACTACCATCGCGGTGTGGATTATGCAGGTGGCTACGGCTCCCCGGTGATTGCCCCAGCTGCTGGGCGCGTCGCCTTGGTAGGGCGCGTTGCTCAAGGGTTTGAACTCCACGGCAATACCATAGGACTGGATCATGGTCAGGGAGTCGCCAGTATTTTCCTCCATCTCAGCCGCATTGATGTCAAAGAAGGGCAAATGGTGAAAGCAGGGCAGGTTCTTGGTGCCATAGGTTCCACGGGGGCAGCAACAGGGCCACACTTACACTGGGGACTCTATGTCCAGGGTCTGTCGATTGATCCGGTGCCTTGGCGTACCCAAGGATTTGAGTAA
- a CDS encoding cation-transporting P-type ATPase gives MQEEGGRRPLEILWDQFKNIMLLMLIAVTG, from the coding sequence TTGCAGGAAGAAGGAGGGCGTAGACCCCTGGAAATTCTTTGGGATCAGTTCAAAAACATCATGCTGTTAATGCTGATCGCCGTGACTGGGTAA
- the larE gene encoding ATP-dependent sacrificial sulfur transferase LarE — protein MVAQKLERLRTLFAEIGQALVAYSGGIDSTLVAKIAVDVLGDRALAVTANSPALLPEDLEEACIQAATLGIAHQIVQTHELANSNYASNPINRCYFCKSELHDTLRPLAQTLGFPYVVDGLNADDLLDYRPGIQAAQERGVRSPLAEVGASKLEVREMARFLGLPWWNKPAQPCLSSRFPYGEAITLEKLQRVGRAERYLRQLGYQNLRVRSENVTARIELPRDSIPDFILHTNLPELVSTFQSYGFVYVTLDLEGYRSGKLNQVLQQPAVLTNC, from the coding sequence ATGGTGGCGCAAAAACTAGAACGACTCCGCACCCTGTTCGCGGAGATCGGACAGGCGTTGGTGGCTTACTCAGGGGGCATTGATAGTACTCTAGTCGCCAAAATTGCTGTTGATGTCTTGGGCGATCGCGCCTTGGCAGTGACGGCCAACTCCCCTGCCCTATTGCCGGAAGATTTGGAAGAAGCCTGTATTCAAGCGGCGACCCTCGGCATTGCCCATCAGATTGTCCAAACCCATGAACTGGCAAACAGCAATTATGCCAGTAATCCGATCAATCGCTGCTATTTCTGCAAAAGTGAACTCCACGACACCCTGAGACCCTTGGCACAAACCCTTGGCTTCCCCTATGTCGTCGATGGGTTGAACGCAGATGATTTGCTAGACTATCGACCGGGGATTCAAGCGGCTCAAGAACGGGGGGTGCGATCGCCCTTAGCGGAGGTAGGTGCCAGTAAGCTAGAGGTGCGGGAAATGGCCCGCTTTCTGGGACTCCCCTGGTGGAACAAACCCGCCCAACCCTGCTTGAGTTCTCGGTTTCCCTACGGGGAGGCTATCACCCTGGAGAAATTACAACGGGTGGGGCGGGCAGAACGTTATCTGCGACAACTGGGGTATCAAAACCTGCGGGTCCGTTCCGAAAACGTCACCGCTCGCATTGAGTTGCCGAGGGATAGCATTCCAGACTTTATTCTCCACACCAACCTACCCGAGTTAGTCTCGACATTTCAAAGCTACGGATTTGTCTATGTAACCCTTGACTTAGAAGGCTACCGAAGTGGCAAACTCAACCAGGTACTTCAGCAGCCAGCTGTTCTCACTAATTGCTAA
- a CDS encoding photosystem II S4 domain protein, which yields MQLWNDEKLMLPRETLLKGVENRGCLARIIDQAEQAIKTWEVMVTDFLSPPELAEVTQVLSRLTEIQQLASGGYPQAERQRLAIARAELDPTLLMVPISVLEIAGNFLFDAASHRDFLGSILGTGIVREKVGDVLVQGERGAQVLVVPELEDFLALHLTQVRSVPVKTRAIAPTELKVRVPKQKEMTTVEASMRLDAIASAGFGVSRSKMVDMIHGQDVRVNWKEVTEASYQLKSGDLVAIRGKGRLEVGEVTVTKKDRYRVQLTRLT from the coding sequence ATGCAGTTGTGGAATGACGAAAAATTAATGTTGCCTAGAGAGACGTTATTGAAGGGTGTGGAAAATCGTGGGTGTCTAGCCCGGATTATCGACCAGGCAGAACAAGCGATCAAAACCTGGGAGGTGATGGTCACTGATTTTCTCTCGCCACCGGAACTAGCGGAAGTGACCCAGGTGTTAAGTCGTCTGACCGAAATCCAGCAACTGGCCTCGGGCGGTTACCCCCAAGCTGAACGTCAGCGGCTGGCGATCGCTCGGGCCGAGCTTGATCCGACGCTGTTGATGGTTCCGATCTCCGTTTTAGAGATTGCCGGGAATTTTTTGTTTGATGCCGCTAGTCACCGCGATTTTTTGGGTTCGATTCTCGGTACTGGGATTGTCCGTGAGAAGGTAGGGGATGTTTTGGTTCAGGGAGAACGGGGAGCACAGGTCTTGGTGGTGCCGGAACTGGAGGATTTTTTGGCTCTGCACCTGACCCAGGTGCGCTCGGTGCCCGTCAAAACTCGCGCCATTGCTCCCACCGAACTCAAGGTGCGAGTCCCTAAGCAAAAAGAGATGACAACCGTGGAAGCTTCGATGCGGTTAGATGCGATCGCCTCTGCTGGGTTTGGTGTCTCCCGCAGCAAAATGGTGGATATGATTCACGGTCAAGATGTTCGGGTCAACTGGAAGGAAGTCACAGAAGCCAGCTATCAACTAAAGTCAGGAGATTTAGTTGCTATCCGGGGAAAGGGCCGCCTGGAAGTAGGAGAGGTGACCGTCACCAAGAAAGATCGATACCGGGTGCAACTGACCCGCTTAACCTAA
- a CDS encoding DUF11 domain-containing protein has protein sequence MKYLCLSGLGVLTLLVSTQVGNLSALALSSSTAEVLIAQAASAKPELKLALVAEKRVLEKDAQGQEKVTWQPVGDRTAVKPGDVVRYTVSTNNLGNRAASNVVITQPIPKSTIYILNSASAITNGGAVITYSIDGGKSFIEKPTVQVKLADGRMETRPAPADAYTHVRWKLSQAIPSKAIAKVIYQVRVR, from the coding sequence ATGAAATATCTGTGTTTATCTGGCCTGGGAGTCTTGACGCTTTTGGTCTCTACTCAGGTTGGCAATCTGTCGGCTTTGGCGCTCAGCTCCAGCACTGCTGAAGTCTTGATCGCCCAAGCAGCCTCTGCCAAGCCAGAACTGAAGCTGGCCCTAGTGGCTGAAAAGCGCGTTTTGGAAAAGGATGCCCAGGGACAGGAAAAAGTGACGTGGCAGCCCGTTGGGGATCGCACGGCGGTAAAACCTGGAGATGTGGTTCGCTACACCGTCAGTACCAACAACCTGGGCAATCGTGCCGCCAGCAATGTGGTGATTACCCAGCCAATTCCCAAATCCACCATTTATATCCTGAATTCGGCATCAGCGATTACCAATGGCGGCGCTGTGATTACCTACAGCATTGATGGAGGCAAGAGCTTTATCGAAAAGCCCACGGTGCAGGTAAAACTGGCCGATGGTCGGATGGAAACCCGCCCTGCCCCTGCCGATGCCTATACCCATGTGCGCTGGAAGCTGAGTCAGGCAATTCCCTCCAAGGCGATCGCCAAAGTGATTTATCAAGTGCGCGTGCGCTAA
- a CDS encoding TonB-dependent receptor, which produces MLDAPAATITVQFAVGSEVQLWVNGIAVDASLIGRTETDATNNLVTQTWYGVSLGPGENILKAQATEGGTAGQPVTVSVRVRGLADRISVETLESRIPADGRSTATVRGKLLDTQGNQANQDTIVTLNTSAGTFIGVDYDKDQPGFQVQTQQGQFTATLQSGLEAKIVRIRASAGTLEAYSRLEFVTALRPSLLTGVLDFRYGGRGNNFFGSFRDFLPANGDNSSQLDVNSAVFATGSIGGWLFTGAYNSNGTINQDCSGRTGLSQDVPACATYSTYGDSSTSQRIARSEDSVYLRFERNQDYFMWGDYNTDEFSTRSQYFTATSRQLHGFKANYNFGNLQITAFYGDDVQGFQRDTIAPDGTSGFYFLSQRLVLPGSESVSLELQEFDRPGTVVQRTQLTRGLDYDIDYDRGTVLFKRPILRTDLSDTGTVLVRQIVVTYQFDSQGSTTSIYAGRVRYHLSRDLNNESWIGATYVQENQGVRTFELYGADTLISLGPRGTLIAEYAHSSNTSEYLGPVSGSAFRFEFDGSINDNIKIQAYYRTADPGFANNATISFVPGQTRYGTQVIAQVGSRTNLRFQFDQENNFGIAPQPLFNDQDLFNPGQEAVPGSQVDNSLTTFSVGVQQRIGTASIELDYINRDRVDRISQDLSGNSSQLRTRITVPITRKISFQAQNELNLSADQDLVYPNRTILALDWLAYPGIKLRLSQQFISGGQFGSNSFTNLEVISDYKLGPDTTLTSRYTILGGVNGITSQRMLGLNQRWKLAPGLTLDVAYERVASDIYSLTGAGQQFAQPYAVGQSSSGLGIEGGESYSIGLEYTDNPNFKASARLQRWAQGGGGNTVITAGVAGKITNNLTMLMQYQQASAANQQLNGLGSTIDLKLGLAYRPLNNDKFNALLRYEFRVNPSSIPATILLGSGTGNNDQTLAVEMIYAPNWRWELYGKLALRSSTSYLASDFTNSSAITLSQFRVTYRLNRSIDLVAEARSINQPSANYSETGLVVEAGYYLTANLRLAVGYGFGNANDRDFSGNRSVGGFYVGFTVKLDQLFEGFRLLDKMRPRRQNASPVAKPLPASGTAATATSTQTPTSPIGQPIAPPQGSPTPAAIAPATSTTVPTATQDQPIPASTQPQPAVVAPGVAPAPESSETSTPSQVQPVSSEMPRFAHE; this is translated from the coding sequence GTGTTGGATGCCCCCGCAGCAACGATCACGGTGCAATTTGCCGTTGGCAGTGAGGTGCAACTGTGGGTGAACGGCATTGCCGTGGATGCCTCCCTGATTGGTCGCACTGAAACCGATGCCACGAATAACCTAGTCACCCAAACCTGGTATGGGGTCTCTTTGGGGCCGGGAGAAAATATCCTCAAGGCTCAGGCAACGGAAGGCGGCACCGCAGGTCAGCCGGTGACCGTATCGGTTCGGGTGCGGGGGTTGGCAGACCGGATCAGTGTCGAGACCCTAGAGAGTCGGATTCCAGCTGATGGGAGATCGACGGCAACGGTGCGGGGGAAGTTACTCGATACTCAGGGGAACCAGGCGAATCAAGATACCATTGTCACCCTGAACACCTCCGCCGGCACCTTCATTGGCGTGGATTACGACAAAGATCAGCCCGGTTTTCAAGTTCAAACCCAGCAGGGACAGTTTACCGCCACGCTGCAATCGGGTCTGGAAGCAAAAATTGTCCGGATTCGGGCGTCTGCTGGCACTCTAGAAGCCTATTCTCGCCTAGAGTTTGTAACGGCACTGCGGCCTAGCTTGTTGACGGGGGTTCTGGACTTTCGATATGGCGGCCGGGGGAACAATTTTTTTGGCAGTTTTCGGGATTTTCTGCCGGCGAATGGGGACAATAGCTCGCAATTAGATGTTAACTCTGCGGTGTTTGCCACGGGCAGCATTGGCGGTTGGCTGTTTACGGGAGCCTACAACAGTAATGGCACCATTAACCAGGACTGTAGTGGGCGAACGGGGTTGAGTCAGGATGTCCCGGCCTGCGCCACCTATTCAACCTATGGGGACAGCTCTACGAGTCAGCGGATTGCCCGATCGGAAGATAGTGTTTACCTACGATTCGAACGCAACCAAGACTATTTCATGTGGGGTGACTATAACACGGATGAATTCTCGACGCGATCGCAGTATTTCACCGCCACTTCTCGCCAACTCCACGGCTTTAAGGCCAACTATAACTTTGGCAATCTCCAGATCACGGCCTTTTATGGGGATGATGTCCAAGGGTTTCAGCGGGATACCATCGCCCCGGATGGCACCAGTGGGTTTTACTTCCTCTCCCAACGACTAGTGTTACCCGGCAGTGAATCGGTGTCTCTAGAACTACAGGAGTTTGATCGTCCCGGAACCGTTGTGCAGCGAACTCAGTTGACCCGAGGTCTGGACTACGACATTGACTACGACCGGGGAACGGTGCTGTTCAAGCGACCGATTCTGCGCACAGATCTGAGTGATACTGGCACAGTCCTGGTGCGACAAATTGTTGTCACCTACCAATTCGACAGTCAAGGCAGCACCACCAGTATCTATGCGGGACGAGTACGGTATCATCTGTCGCGGGATTTGAACAACGAAAGCTGGATTGGAGCCACCTACGTCCAAGAAAACCAGGGGGTTCGTACCTTTGAACTCTATGGAGCCGATACCCTGATTTCCCTGGGGCCACGGGGAACCTTGATTGCGGAGTATGCCCACTCTAGCAATACTTCGGAATACCTTGGCCCCGTCAGTGGTTCCGCCTTTCGCTTTGAGTTTGATGGCTCCATTAACGACAATATTAAGATTCAGGCTTACTACCGCACCGCCGATCCAGGGTTTGCCAATAACGCCACGATTAGTTTTGTTCCGGGTCAGACTCGCTATGGGACTCAGGTGATTGCTCAAGTCGGTTCCCGCACCAATCTGCGGTTTCAGTTTGACCAGGAAAACAACTTTGGCATTGCCCCCCAACCCCTGTTCAATGACCAAGATCTTTTTAACCCAGGGCAAGAAGCCGTACCGGGGAGCCAGGTGGACAATTCCCTCACCACCTTTAGCGTTGGGGTGCAACAACGGATTGGCACTGCCAGCATTGAATTGGACTACATTAACCGCGATCGCGTCGATCGCATATCCCAGGATCTGAGTGGTAATTCCAGTCAACTCCGTACCCGGATCACTGTCCCGATCACCCGTAAAATCAGCTTTCAGGCCCAGAATGAGCTAAATCTCAGTGCCGATCAGGATTTGGTCTATCCCAATCGCACCATCCTGGCCCTGGACTGGCTTGCCTACCCCGGCATCAAGTTGCGACTGAGCCAGCAGTTTATTTCCGGGGGGCAGTTTGGCAGTAACTCCTTCACCAATCTGGAAGTCATCAGCGACTACAAGCTGGGGCCGGATACGACCCTGACCTCTCGCTACACCATTCTAGGAGGGGTGAATGGCATCACCTCCCAACGGATGTTGGGGTTAAACCAGCGTTGGAAGCTCGCCCCCGGTCTGACCCTGGATGTTGCCTATGAGCGGGTGGCCTCGGATATTTATAGCCTAACGGGGGCAGGGCAACAGTTTGCCCAACCCTACGCCGTGGGACAGAGTTCCTCCGGTCTTGGGATTGAAGGCGGCGAAAGCTACAGTATTGGCCTGGAGTACACGGACAACCCTAACTTCAAAGCCAGTGCCCGCTTGCAGCGTTGGGCTCAAGGCGGAGGTGGCAATACCGTGATTACGGCGGGGGTGGCGGGTAAGATCACCAACAACCTGACAATGTTGATGCAGTATCAACAGGCCAGTGCAGCGAATCAGCAGTTGAATGGGCTGGGAAGCACTATTGACCTGAAATTGGGTCTGGCCTATCGCCCCTTAAACAACGACAAATTCAATGCCCTGTTGCGGTACGAGTTTCGCGTCAATCCCTCATCGATCCCCGCAACAATTTTATTGGGGAGTGGCACGGGTAACAACGACCAAACCCTTGCAGTGGAGATGATCTATGCCCCCAACTGGCGCTGGGAGCTTTACGGTAAGTTGGCGCTCCGCAGTAGTACGTCCTACTTAGCTTCTGACTTTACCAATTCCAGCGCCATCACCCTGTCTCAGTTTCGTGTCACCTATCGCCTCAACCGCAGCATCGATCTGGTGGCAGAAGCCAGATCGATCAATCAGCCCTCAGCAAACTACAGTGAAACAGGCTTGGTGGTGGAAGCGGGTTATTATCTGACCGCCAACCTCCGTCTCGCCGTTGGCTATGGGTTTGGCAATGCCAATGACCGAGATTTCAGCGGCAATCGCTCGGTGGGCGGCTTCTATGTGGGCTTTACCGTGAAGCTGGATCAATTGTTTGAAGGCTTTAGGCTACTAGATAAGATGCGCCCCCGTCGTCAAAATGCTTCCCCCGTCGCGAAACCACTGCCTGCTTCTGGCACAGCTGCGACAGCAACCTCGACCCAAACTCCGACTTCGCCTATCGGTCAACCCATCGCTCCGCCCCAGGGGTCACCTACCCCCGCAGCGATCGCCCCGGCTACCTCGACAACTGTTCCGACTGCAACCCAGGATCAACCCATTCCTGCAAGTACCCAACCGCAACCAGCGGTGGTAGCTCCCGGTGTTGCCCCGGCGCCAGAATCGTCGGAGACATCAACACCGTCCCAGGTGCAACCCGTTTCCTCAGAAATGCCTAGATTTGCCCATGAGTAA
- a CDS encoding ParB N-terminal domain-containing protein, producing MMELMESIKANGLLNPVTLDQHLNLVAGLHRLTACKLLGFTEIECKIVDYHNQDQARLAEIDENLIRNELEALERSELWLERDQILERMGLRAKAGDNQYTRKRRGGETVSPPIRTTLELAKEAGYTDRTFQQGKQIARDITPEVKAKIKGTPIAKSPTALLKIARAGKPAQKAMVEQTLVAGEQQTAETQQQQTELQLIALYHTTAERQAKQAAKRTQRQEDRTIEQAEPSPSSQAGQDWLLGRHLIHCGNLTSQAFIDRLPSDAALAIATSVADWHHDYLIDKAQVLAVLCPEGQVHQFCTRHRMPFQFEILLRGIYLAIFSRYPLVKSDQPLEIEGIESLVAYLISLYTQPGNFVIHSEIGHGEVLIACEKMGRVCFTGDENLQRVDQAIARWQKWTGKQAEKIALYD from the coding sequence GTGATGGAATTAATGGAATCCATTAAAGCAAATGGGCTGTTGAACCCAGTTACACTCGATCAGCACTTGAACTTGGTGGCAGGACTGCATCGACTCACGGCCTGCAAACTACTGGGGTTTACTGAAATTGAATGCAAGATTGTTGACTATCATAACCAAGACCAAGCCCGCCTGGCAGAAATTGATGAAAACCTGATCCGCAACGAGTTAGAAGCCCTAGAGCGATCTGAGTTGTGGCTGGAACGCGATCAGATTTTGGAACGCATGGGGCTGAGGGCCAAGGCCGGAGATAATCAGTACACCCGCAAACGCAGAGGTGGTGAAACGGTTTCGCCACCCATCAGAACCACCCTGGAGTTAGCGAAGGAGGCAGGTTACACCGATCGCACATTTCAACAGGGGAAGCAGATTGCCAGAGATATTACCCCAGAGGTCAAAGCCAAGATCAAGGGGACACCGATTGCCAAAAGCCCAACTGCTTTGTTGAAAATTGCCAGGGCCGGCAAACCGGCTCAAAAAGCGATGGTGGAACAAACTTTGGTTGCAGGTGAGCAGCAAACTGCTGAGACTCAGCAGCAGCAAACCGAGTTACAGTTGATAGCGCTCTACCATACCACTGCCGAGCGGCAGGCCAAGCAGGCGGCCAAACGCACACAACGCCAAGAAGATCGCACCATTGAACAAGCTGAACCTTCACCTAGCAGTCAAGCTGGGCAAGATTGGCTGCTGGGTAGACATTTAATTCATTGCGGTAATCTGACCAGTCAGGCATTTATTGATCGCTTACCCTCCGATGCTGCCTTAGCGATCGCGACTTCGGTTGCTGATTGGCATCATGACTACTTGATTGATAAAGCCCAAGTGTTGGCAGTGCTTTGCCCCGAAGGACAGGTGCATCAGTTTTGCACTCGCCACCGGATGCCCTTTCAGTTTGAAATCTTACTTAGGGGTATCTACTTAGCAATTTTTTCCCGCTATCCCCTAGTCAAATCTGACCAACCTTTAGAAATCGAAGGCATTGAAAGCCTTGTCGCCTATTTAATTAGCCTATACACCCAACCAGGTAATTTTGTCATTCACTCTGAAATCGGGCACGGAGAAGTGTTGATTGCCTGCGAAAAAATGGGCCGGGTTTGCTTTACCGGGGATGAGAATCTTCAGCGGGTTGATCAGGCGATCGCTCGTTGGCAAAAATGGACAGGCAAGCAAGCCGAAAAAATAGCTCTCTATGACTAA
- a CDS encoding late competence development ComFB family protein translates to MSIEKIVNQALQDGYLTPAMEAEVGRICDTASELSVEEYMALDRLMGALLTGEVVAVPRKQFINVMEELVLTEAIARVAEIEATTDKALDLGDVAAYALNRLPPLYATTEEGAHYQRDRAKEELHSIIALQVDEAILHNLNRPEFFPERQVLGKSAAKGEVLSQVSNLLQAYAPTFEPPTAGPD, encoded by the coding sequence ATGAGTATCGAAAAGATCGTAAACCAGGCATTACAAGACGGCTATCTCACCCCTGCCATGGAGGCAGAGGTCGGTCGGATCTGTGACACAGCTTCCGAGCTGTCGGTTGAAGAGTATATGGCCCTGGATCGCCTGATGGGAGCCTTGCTCACGGGTGAAGTGGTGGCAGTTCCTCGCAAGCAATTTATTAATGTCATGGAAGAGTTAGTGCTGACAGAAGCGATCGCCCGTGTTGCAGAAATTGAAGCCACCACAGACAAAGCCCTTGATTTGGGGGATGTCGCCGCCTATGCCCTCAATCGCCTACCGCCCTTGTATGCCACCACGGAAGAGGGCGCTCACTACCAACGAGACCGGGCTAAGGAGGAACTTCACAGCATCATTGCCCTACAGGTGGATGAAGCGATTCTTCACAACTTAAATCGCCCCGAATTTTTCCCGGAGCGCCAAGTGTTAGGTAAAAGCGCGGCTAAAGGTGAAGTGCTCTCCCAGGTGAGTAACCTGCTCCAAGCCTATGCACCGACCTTTGAACCCCCCACCGCTGGCCCCGACTAA